In Sandaracinaceae bacterium, the genomic window CCCGGCCTTGTGGGTCAAGTGTGCGTTGCACCGACCGCGTGAACGGGCCGCTAGCGGCTGCGGTTGCGGATGGCGTTCTGGCGCGCCTCCCGCAGCATCGGCCGGGCCTCGTGCGCCACGCTCGAGCGCGGCCAGCGGCGGATGAGCGTGAGATAGCCATCGATGGCGGAGTCCAGGTCGCCCAGCTCTTCGGCGCAGAGGGCGGCGAGGAACACCGCGTCGTCCTGCAGGTCGGGGTCGATGTTCTGCTCTGCCACCTGGCGCGCGTAGAGGATGGCCTCGGCCTGGCGCCCCAGACGGCGCAACGCGCGCGCCAGCTCGTAGCGCATGGCCGGCACGTGGGGCGCGTCTTCTTTCAGACGGATGGCCTCCTCCAGCTTGTCCGCGGCCTCGGCGTAGCGACCGGTGCGCACCAGGTCGAGGCCGTTCTGGTAGGCCTCGATGCTCAGGTCGAGCCTGAACCGCTCGTAGAAGTCGCGGAAGAACTGGGCCTCGGCGCGGGAGATGTGCGTGTCCTCGGCGATCGCGTCGTAGCGCGTCACCACCTCGCGCCGCTTCTCCTGACGGATGAGATCGTAGAAGCGCGCCGCGCGCGCCTCGGCCGCGCTGCGATCGTCGGCGCGCTGGCGCTCCTCGAGCAGCGCACGCCGCAGGTCCGTGTTGCGGGCCTCGAGCGCCAGCTTCTCCGACTCGATGGCCGCGATGGTGGCGTCCGAAGCGAGCTTCAGGCCGCCGAACGACAGCGCCGCGAAGAGCGCGTAGGCCACGGCGCCGTTCCAGTTGAAGCGCCGCTCGTAGCCCGCCTGCCGCTTGGCGATGGACTTGATGTCTGCGCCCAGAGAGTTGACGAGGTTGTTCGTCTTGATGGTGAGACCACGAGACTCGATGATCTCTTTCTTGATCTCACGGATCTCCTCGTCGGTCTCGCGCACAGGCGGGGAGGTAGCCCCGTTGCGCGCCACAAGCAAGCCCCACACGGACGAGACGCGCGCCAAAAACGGTGACATACTGCGCCGCGTCCCTTGACGACCCCTGCCATGGCGCGTAATGCGCCGCCTCGGAGGAACCCCCATGAACACGCTCTCCCGCACCCTCAGTGTCTTCGCCCTCGTGGCGGCCCTCGCGCTCCCCGCCTGCGGCGGCCCCACCGTGTACGCCCTGGTCGGCACGCCGCGCTCCATCGGGACCGACGGCACGGTCGAGGTGGACGCGCACGAAAACGGGAACTACATGGTCGAGATCGAGCTGCGTCACCTGCCGCCACCCGCGCGCTTGGGCGATGGCCTGACGACCTACGTGGTGTGGTTCATCCGTGACGGCGTGGCGCCCACTCTGGCGGGCGCCCTCGACTACGATGATGCGGAACGGACCGGCACCATGGTGGCGACGACCCCGTACTCGCAATTCCGCGTCCGTGTGACGGCGGAAGAGAACCGGGACGTGACGTCCCCCAGCGACGTCGTCGTGGCGGAGCAGCTGGTCGAGGAGTAGTTCATTGGGCGATACAAGCGATCTCAAGAAGGGCTTCAAGCTCATCAAGGACGACCAGCCCTGGCTCGTGGCGGACTGTCAGTTCGTCAAGCCGGGCAAGGGTCAGGCTTTCTTCCGCACGCGGCTGAAGAACATGATCACCGGCCGCGTGGTGGACCACACGTTCAAGTCTGGTGAGAAGCTGGACAAGGCGGACACGGAGGAGCGCACCTACCAGTACCTCTACCCCGAGGGTGAAGCGCGCGTCTTCATGGACACCGAGACGTACGACCAGATCAACCTGTCGAACGAGCAGCTGGGCGACTCCCAGTACTTCCTGCTCGACGGCACGAACGTCGACGTCATGTTCTTCCGCGGCAAGCCCATCGGCGTGACCCCGCCCACCTTCGTGAACCTGGCCGTGACCGCCACGGAGCCGGGGTTCAAGGGGGACACCAGCAGCAACACCACCAAGCCAGCGACCGTCGAGACGGGCCTGACGGTGAACGTGCCGCTGTTCGTCGTCGAGGGTGATGTGCTCAAGATCGATACGCGCACCAGCGAGTACGTCGAGCGCGTCAAAGCCTGACGACCCCCACGTGAGCTCGAGCGAAGCGCCCCGCGACACCATCGCGTCCCTCCTTGCGACCGCATCGGTCCCGAGACTGGACGTGCGGGTCACGGGGCGCGTCGCTTCCGTCCTCGAACGGACGCTGCTCGTCGTCGAAGCGGCGGCTTCGGTGTGGTGTGACCTGGACGACGGGCAGCCCGCGCCCCCCGCAGGTGCCTGGGTCCTCCTCGAGGGGCGCTTCGTGGACGGCCGACTGCGGGGGGCTCGTCTGAGGGTGCTCAACGCGCCAGTCGGTCCGTTCCCTGCCGCGGGAGGTGACTTCCGCTGGTTGCACGACGACGACGGGCGACGCTTGAAGAACGTCGTCCTGCGCGCGCGGCTGATGCGCGCGGTGCGGCACTACTTCGACGACCAGGGCTTCGTGGAGGTCGAGACCCCACTCGCCGTGCCCAGTCCAGGCCTGGACACGCACCTCGACGCCTTCGAGCTGGGTGGCGCACGGGCACCGCGCTGGCTGATCACCAGCCCGGAGTATCAGATGAAGCGGCTCCTGGCGGGGGGCCTGACGCGCATCTACCAGACCTGCCGTTGTTTCCGCCGCGATGAAGCTGGCGCCCTTCACCAGCCCGAATTCAGCATGTTGGAGTGGTACCGGGGCGGCGCCGGGGCCGACGACGTGATGGCCGACACCGAGGCGTTGGTCGCACACGCCGCGTGGGCGCTGCGTGGCGGTGGCGACGAAGCCCTGCGCGTCCCGGGGCGCACCCAGGTCATCGACCTGAGCCCTCCGTGGCCACGTCTGACGGTCGCGGAGGCGTTTCGACGGTACGCCGACGCCGACGCCGACGCGCTCGCCCGGACCGACGAGACGCGCTTCTTCGACGTGTACACCGCGGAGGTGGAGCCGCAGCTCGGCCGCGACAAGCCGGTGTTCCTCACGCACTGGCCGGCCAGCATGGCGTCCCTGGCCAGACTGGTTCCCGCGGACCCCGCCCACGCGGAGCGCTTCGAGGCCATCGTGGACGGTGTGGAGCTTTGCAACGGCTTCGGCGAGCTGATCGACGCGGCCGAACAGGAGCGGCGCCTGCGTCGCGACCAGGACGCGCGGCGCGACGCGGGGCTCCCCGTGTACCCCATCGACGAGCGCTTCCTGGATGCGCTCCGGGAGGGGCTCCCGCCGTCGGGGGGCAACGCGCTGGGGCTCGACCGTCTGCTGATGCTGCTCACGGGCGCGACCCACATCGACGACGTCTGCGCCATCCCGCATGATCGGCTCTGATCGCGACGCCTCGCCGCGGTGACCACGTGGACGGGAGCTCCGGTAGGCCGGGGGCCTCAGCGATAACCTGGCGGCGGCGGGGCCACGTCGACGCTGGACGTCCCCGGCGGATCGCGCGGGGAGGGATCCGACGGTTGAGCGGCGGCCTCCCCGCCAGCGGGCAGCGCGCCGGGTCCGGCGGCGTTCGCGCGGGCGACCTCGTACTGCGCCGCGAGCGCGGCAGCCCTCGCCTCGTCCGCCCGCAGCGCGGCAAGGGCGTCTCGGTAGAACGTCCGCTCCGGATCCAACGCCTGGGCTGCCTCGAGAGGTGCCGCGGCAGCGGCATAGTGGCGCGCGACATCGTCCGTCGTGGTGGGGTCGAAGCGCCGTGCGACGCTGAGATCGTAGAGCGCGCGCGCGCGGTCCTCGGCGTCGAGCGCAGCCAACTCGGGGCTGCGCACGGCTTCCTCGAGCAGCACGCGCGCCGCGCGCCACTCGCCCTCCCGCAGGAGGTCGAGCGCCCGTTCGACGCGGGGCTCCGAGACGCTCAGGAGCCGGAGGCGCACGCGCTCCGTACGCTGGTCCAGATACGGGAGGAGCGCGCTCATCACGCGGCTCATCAGGGACCGCTCCGCGCGCGGTCCGGCGCCGATCAGGTCGGCCGCCTCCCGGACACGGTGGATGACACGCCCCGTGCGGATGTCCCGCACGGAGAGCGTGACGGCCAGCATCGAGACCGCTTCGTCGACATAGTCGGTGCGCATGCGCGAGACACAGCGACCGAACGAGCAGTCTTGGTAGTTGATGGTCCGTGGCACGGTCGTGATGCGCACGGAGGCGGCCGAGGCAACGTCGACCACGGCGGTGCCGGGCTGGAGTGCGCCCGCGCTGATCAGCTGCTCCACGCTCTCCCGCGGCATGATGCGTGCGTCCACGGCGGGTGACTCACCCACGGGCTGGCGAAGATGCTCCTCCACGCGCGCCGCCGCCTCCGCGCCCGTGGGCTCGGACCCGAACGCAACCAGCACCACCGGGTACACCCGCAGCGGCATGGCGGCAGGGTACGCGACGACCGCGCTGACGCTCGAGCGCCCGCACCCGAGCGCCATCAGGGCCAACACGAACGCCACCGAGCTGCGCGTCACGTGCCTATCCTACCCGCTCCTTCGCG contains:
- a CDS encoding tetratricopeptide repeat protein; this translates as MRETDEEIREIKKEIIESRGLTIKTNNLVNSLGADIKSIAKRQAGYERRFNWNGAVAYALFAALSFGGLKLASDATIAAIESEKLALEARNTDLRRALLEERQRADDRSAAEARAARFYDLIRQEKRREVVTRYDAIAEDTHISRAEAQFFRDFYERFRLDLSIEAYQNGLDLVRTGRYAEAADKLEEAIRLKEDAPHVPAMRYELARALRRLGRQAEAILYARQVAEQNIDPDLQDDAVFLAALCAEELGDLDSAIDGYLTLIRRWPRSSVAHEARPMLREARQNAIRNRSR
- the efp gene encoding elongation factor P, translating into MGDTSDLKKGFKLIKDDQPWLVADCQFVKPGKGQAFFRTRLKNMITGRVVDHTFKSGEKLDKADTEERTYQYLYPEGEARVFMDTETYDQINLSNEQLGDSQYFLLDGTNVDVMFFRGKPIGVTPPTFVNLAVTATEPGFKGDTSSNTTKPATVETGLTVNVPLFVVEGDVLKIDTRTSEYVERVKA
- the genX gene encoding EF-P lysine aminoacylase GenX, which gives rise to MCSRSIRAPASTSSASKPDDPHVSSSEAPRDTIASLLATASVPRLDVRVTGRVASVLERTLLVVEAAASVWCDLDDGQPAPPAGAWVLLEGRFVDGRLRGARLRVLNAPVGPFPAAGGDFRWLHDDDGRRLKNVVLRARLMRAVRHYFDDQGFVEVETPLAVPSPGLDTHLDAFELGGARAPRWLITSPEYQMKRLLAGGLTRIYQTCRCFRRDEAGALHQPEFSMLEWYRGGAGADDVMADTEALVAHAAWALRGGGDEALRVPGRTQVIDLSPPWPRLTVAEAFRRYADADADALARTDETRFFDVYTAEVEPQLGRDKPVFLTHWPASMASLARLVPADPAHAERFEAIVDGVELCNGFGELIDAAEQERRLRRDQDARRDAGLPVYPIDERFLDALREGLPPSGGNALGLDRLLMLLTGATHIDDVCAIPHDRL